Part of the Panicum virgatum strain AP13 chromosome 4N, P.virgatum_v5, whole genome shotgun sequence genome is shown below.
AAAAGATGACTAACGGTGTTGCAAACTGTTATCTCAACCCACAAATCTAGACTTCAAACCAAATAAAAAACTGGAACCAACCCAACCCTTTAACCAAACACTAGGTAGGTTGAACCAAACCCAGAAAAATAGGGATGGACCCAACCCATCTCCAAACCAAACACATGCTTAGTTCCTGTTGTTCGGCTGCACAGATTGTTGCGGCTGGGTGGCTTGTAGCTCCATGTGAGCCAGATATGGGCATCCTAACAGACAGTATTTGAGGCAGAGTCTAGTGCTACAAACCCTAAGcattagggtgtgtttagttggtgaaatggAAAGTTTAGTTTTGGGTATCACATTGAATATTTGACCAGATGTTAGAAGGGATTTtcagacactaattaaaaaactaatttcagaactcacctgaaaactgggagacgaatcttttaagacctttgaccgcatcattagcacatgtagGTTACCGTatcacttatggctaatcatgtactaattaggctcaaaagattcatctcgtcgtgtacattcaAAATGtacaattatatttattttttaactatatttaatgcttcatgcatgtgtctaaagtGAATGGCAAATTTTTTTGGATGAAAaattttggtaactaaatggGCTCCTAGACGAAGAAATCGCGATCGTGCGCAACAAGCCGATTGGCCCGAGCCAAGATCAGACCCAAGTCCGACCCACCACCACCCCTGAAGGCCCAGCGCAGAAGCACCGTCCGATCCTGAATCCAACCGTCAAAACGCGTCCGCCCTCCgcgaaccctagcgccgccaccctaTTTAATCCTCTCTCTCCATCTACGCGCTGCCATTTCCTCAACCGAAGCCCTACCCACCCatccaccccggcggcggcggcggcgtagcagcagcagaagcaccCGAAGATGGTGAAGTTCCTGAAGCCCGGCAAGGCCGTGATCCTCCTCCAGGGCCGGTTCGCCGGCCGCAAGGCGGTGATCGTGCGCGTGTTCGAAGAGGGTACCCGCGACCGCCCCTACGGCCACTGCCTCGTCGCCGGCCTGGCCAAGTACCCCAAGAAGGTGATCCGCAAGGACTCCGCCAAGAAGACCGCCAAGAAGTCCCGCGTCAAGTGCTTCATCAAGCTCGTCAACTTCACCCACATCATGCCCACCCGCTACACGCTCGACGTCGACTTCAAGGACGTCGCCTCGGGCGGGCCCGACGCGCTCTCTACCCGGGACAAGAAGGTCGCCGCTTGCAAGGCCGCCAAGGCGCGCCTCGAGGAGAGGTTCAAGACCGGCAAGAACAGGTGGTTCTTTACCAAGCTCCGCTTCTAGATGCTTGGCGTCCCGCATAGTGCCTGCTTTAGGTGTCAGTTTCTTGTATCGGACACTCTTTAAGCTATCTCTGCTTTGGTATTGCCATGAAGACTTCGTGCTTAGTATTACGGATCTCGGAGATAATTTTATTAAGACATGTCGTTGATGTGCTAAATGTTGTCAATCATAGATCTGGCTGAAATTTTGTTCCGAATTGCTGCTTGAGATGGGCTGATTTTCACCTTCACTTGTTTGGTCCTGCTGCTGTCAGATATTTGTGATGCATCGTATTATAGCTATTACAACTCTTCATTAATGTATGTCCTTGGTTTGCATATAAGCTGCTGATATGGTTGACAGTCTTGGTTCCATGTATGTTCTGCATTTTAATTGTACTTTAATGTTAGGCGAATTGTTCTAGGAGCCTTGGAATCAAACTAAACAGTTGAATGATCAATTTATGTCTGTAGTCTACAATGTTTGGTTCTTGAAAATGGATCAGAACCTCTATGGTTGACAATACTAGTTTTCATGTTGGTTTTCCCTTCAAGTTGTTAAACTTTTAATGTTACTTGAATTGTGACAAGTTAAATGTCATCTAATAAGGTAGATTTTGTTAGTCTTCATGGATAAGACTGCTTTATCTTTATATAATGTGCCAGTTCCAAAGTGTTATTCTGTCTTTTTCTCTGCGGATTTTCtctgtggggggggggggggggggggggggggggggggggggggggggggggggggggggctgaaaATCAATGCTATATGTGCTTCTCTTTGTAGTGTGTGCCATTATCATTTTATAATCTTCGACACTCTTTAAAGGAAattgttgcatagtgtttgtgcTATCTGGTGGGTAGAACCTTAGTAGGCATTGTTGTGTTTGATAACCTTTCCTTGCTTATTTTCAGCAGTGCACTATTCTGAAAGAACCATCTTTTCAATTAAACCTATGGAGGTTTTGACCCTGTTCAAACCAGAGCATTGCAATTGTTATAAAAAGAGTTACTGTTTGAGCAATACTTTAGTTGACCGGCATATGAATGCTTAGTATGTAAAATTTTTTAGTTTCTCTCTGTGCTGCTTGTggtgcctttttttttgtttaatatGGTTCATTTGTacactttttttttggtggTGTAACAGTTGCTTTCAAACTCAGCATTGTTATATGCCTCAATTAGTTTTGCAATCAAAAGCATGCAGCTCTTGCACCTTTTTTAGTTTTAATGGATTTTGCATCAATTGGTTGTTAACCTGTGCTATTATGTTTTGGACATCCCAGAATGTTTAGATCACAATTTGCCGTGGTAGTTTTATACAATGTTGAGTCCTGGGCATAACAGATTATTGGATTGATAAAATTGTTGCTTAACCCTTTTTAGATTTGAAACTTTGGGTGGTTCATGGAGTGAGATTGTGTTATTAATGTGTATCAGATTGTGTTATTAATGTGTATCTTGTATATGTATGTGTATGGCCCCGAAAGAAGCTGCTGCTGTGTTCGGCCCTGTTTGATCCCGCATGTGAAAAGTGAATTTAAATTCGTGTTTCTTTGGCCTTTCGGTTCAAATAAGCCTCGGTTCTGCACAGCTGAGGCCTTTTGTAATCTGCACAGCTGAGGCCTTTTGTAATCTGATATGTATGGTTCAGTCGGATGCTATTTGGCTCTCTGCTCTGCATTACTGCCCAGTCGGACGCAGACAACTTGTGTACGCTCTGTCACTGCCCCATGTCCTataagggcatgtacaacgcTCAGCTGGTGCTGTTGATTTGCATCAAACCAAACAAAATACGTCTTCTGTCAGCTGATTCAATGAAGGGAGAGAGAGGTGTCAAAGACGTATATTTCAGACCAAAGTTTTCCTCTCCCTGTCGTCCCTTCTAGTGCTACAGTATAGAGAGGCGACTGGGAGGCGGAACCGCGTCCGGGGCCTAATccgctccctcccctcctccggcGGCCGTTCCGGCGCCGGGAGAAGTAGGGGAGGGGGATTCGATTGCCGGTGTGCATACTATCTAGGCCCTCAGATCTAGGGTAGTCTAGGTTTTCTCCACGGCGACATGCTCGTCTGGAGATTTTGgttcctcgccggcggtggatCTTCAGCATACGGGGAGGACAGCTTGTCTCGGGGGCTTGCACATAAATAATGAGGCTGCTCGGAGAACCTTCTACCGGAGTGGCGGCTCCAGCAAGCGACGCCGTGAACGAGGGGATGACGTCTCTGGATCCAGATCTGGGGCGAGTGCATGCTCCCTCTTCTTCCATGGCGGTTTCCCTGTCTTTGCTAGTACTTTCTGCTCTCGGTTCGTTGTGATCTTCCTCTTTGTGTTGGGGAAGGATCTCATGTGCTCCTCTGTGGGCTTTGTTTCCTGGGTCGGCTTCTGTGCCGGCGGCGGAGTGCGGTGTTTGCTTTTGCTCTGCTTCGTTGTAACTGAGGCGTGCATTCGGCCTCGGGCGTGTTGGCGAGGATGGGTTGAAGGGCCAGGAAGCTCGACTGCCGATGCTCCGTTATCGCGTACGTGCTGCGGTTTACTTTTGGTCAGTTTCTTTGCC
Proteins encoded:
- the LOC120670349 gene encoding 60S ribosomal protein L27-3-like; its protein translation is MVKFLKPGKAVILLQGRFAGRKAVIVRVFEEGTRDRPYGHCLVAGLAKYPKKVIRKDSAKKTAKKSRVKCFIKLVNFTHIMPTRYTLDVDFKDVASGGPDALSTRDKKVAACKAAKARLEERFKTGKNRWFFTKLRF